The stretch of DNA TGAAACAGAAGTAGTACTAAACTCTCAAACACTCACTTCTCCATCCAACTATGCTCCaaatccaatacaacattcaaaacCATTGCCCTTTGACAATACCTCTTTCATCAGTCTTGATCACCTGAATTACCCTGAAAATCAAGAAGTCTTTGATAACAAAATGTATCGATTTTCGAGCAGCAAATCGTCTTCTCCCACGGCTCTTGGCCTTCTCTTTCGCTCTTCTCTGTTTAGGGAATTGGTTGAAAAGAACTCAAACAATGCATGTGGAGATGAACCTGATGAGTATGTCAGAAAGGATCAACAACAACACATAGTCAGTGATGATGAACTGGGTGGGTTCTTCTGTGACGGCAGTGACAGCATTTCATTTTTCTATGATCCAAACACAAACGGCTTAGAACTTCAAGAAAGCGACCTCTACTCAATTCTTTGAACAGAGTTGTGTAGTTATATTGACAATAATGTAAAATATGATGGGGCATATCAATTTTGTTCTATGCATGTTTCCATATCTCAATAGCTTTAAATTTTACAACAGATGTTAATGATAACTgctaaaagaaattaaaaaccaGTATTAACAAGAGTATATGAATATGCAATAATTCAGAGTTAACAAGATCCTATTTTGTTGTTATATATGTGAGCCATCAACATATATAGAACGGGTTAACTGTTGGAAATCAATATACTCATTACTTCAACACACCTTAACTGTGGTTAATTGGGCATTCTTAAAATCATCTGATCCAAACTTCCTTTACAAATAAAGCACCAGAATTCTAGATTCCTTTCCATGTTGCTAAACCTCACATACTTCACCCAAAAAACATGTTTATGAATACTGTATAGATGGATATGTTAACCTTTCATACTCATTGGTAATTGCTCTCTTTTTTTCAAGACTATGGTTTTGTTCCCTTAATGGGTCGTTCTGTGCTCCCTTTGATAGAGATTATTGTCTCTATGGGGTGGTgttgtaattttatttcttattctcCTTCAATTCTTATGAGAAAAATTAGTGCTCTTGttatgaaaaagagagagattgATCATCATTGCTTCTCCTTCCTTCTAAGGTGTTGTTGACTTTTCATCTTgaaatagaagagaaagaaaagcagAAGAAATTTCCTGTTTGTTTTAGTAACTTTTTCAATGAAAAGATTTAGACTATGGATGGTTGtgattttagttttgtttgGAAATCTCATTTTTGTTATTACTGTTGGCCCAATTGATCTACTTATAATCTTTTTCATATCAATGaatacttgttttttttttgaaaaaaagactTGCTTCTTTTTACCTTTTACAAGACATCCTATCTTGAATAAGCATAAGCATGAGAGAAAGTATGCAAAGAGAATGGATTATTGTATGCAAAGAACACAAAGTATGGCTTTTCTTATTTcagaaatagaaaaatcaaaataaatatataacacactatatttatatttttatcttgtcTACTTTTATTTGGATTTACAAATAGCTGACTCTTACATAAGAGAAACCCAATAACTTTAAATACAAACACAAAAATGAAACTAATTTAAGATTACACACAGGAAGAGACCAACATATAGACTTGTGacttaaaagatctttttcagcAACCTATAAACATCTATGGCGAAAGCATTTCCCAGTGCTAACCCGGCAACAAGGCCTCCCCCATATCCAATTAGAATTACCATCCAACACAATTCAAAGAAAGATCCCGACTCAGAATCTTGATCGCCATCAGGTTTTTGCAATGGAAGCTTAGGATGATCTTCACATTTCTTCAACAATTGAATCCCGCACAAATCCTTGTTTCCCTTAAATGAATTATCATCAAATGTTGAAAGTTGCCCATTTTCTGGGATTGGACCTGAGAGATTGTTGAAAGACACATTGAAGAAATCCAAGAAGGTTAGCCCTGTGAGTTGTTGAGGAATATTTCCTGACAGGCTATTGAGAGAAAGGTCCAACACTTCAAGATTTGAAAGCTTTCCGAAGGAAGATGGGATGCTGCCAGTAAACATGTTATTGGACAAGTTGAGCACAACAAGACCATTCAAACTTCCCATGGTATCTGGAATCTCACCATAAATTTTGTTACATGAAAGATCAATGGCTACCATGTGATGAAGGTATTGACCCCCAAGATAATCCATGACAACTCCTTTGTTGGACATTGAAAATGAAAGCGAATCAATATCTATAAACACATTCCCACTGAAATAAATCTCGTCCTTGAAATCCAGTTGTCTTTTGTTGGATATGATCATCGATTTGAAGCACATGATTATTTCTGATGTTAATTTCATTGAGAAACCATTTTGAGAAAGATCCATGATTTGAAGCGGGGGAAATGTGTATTTCAATGGACACATTATAGCTCCGTGAAATTCATTATCACGTAAAGAAAGAACCTTTAACTTAGGAAGAGATCCTAACCAGAAAGGAAATGAGTCATTGAAATGGTTATGTCTCACATCAAGAAACTCTAGCATTCTGCAATTGACAAGTGCTCTTGGTAATTGACCGTACAACTGATTAGAACTAAAATCGATGAACTGAAGGACATTTCCTTTCACATAAATTTGAGGAATATTGCCTGTCAATTTGTTTCCTGAGACATTCAAAAGTTGAAGGGATTGGCTAAAGCTTCCCAAACATGATGGAATCATGCCAACTAAATTGTTGGAAGACAAATCAAGATATGCAAGTGATTGCAGGTTGCATATGGAGGGGGGTATTTCTCCCATCAATAGGTTGTTGGAAATATCCAAACTCTGAAGAGTTGTTTTATTCCACATCAAACTCGGTATTGTCTTTATCCTATTGTCTGATATGGAAAGACCAGTCAACTCTTGCAAGTGTTGAATGAAATTGGGAAAATGAACTAAGTTGCATGAACTTAAATCCAAATATTGAATTTGAGAAGGAAATGTTACGTTGGAAGTGTTGTTCCCTTCAAGAAAAGACAACTTGTTGCCTCCGCCTAAACCAAGTACAGTAAGCTTTTTGAGCTTTGAAAGCATGTCAAGCTCGATCTGTCCTTCGAATAAATTTCCAGCTAGATCAAGGCCTGTAAGATTCTCTAACTTGAAGAGGAAATATGAAATTTCACCTTGAAGATTATTTCCATGAAGAACCAAGTGATTTAAAGTGGTTAGATTCATTATCCAAGTTGGAATTTCTCCATTTAAATTGCACTGACTCAATCCTAACCACTGAATTGGAGGAAGGATTGTCACATTGACAGCCCTATTTTGTGAGAACAAAGACAATTTGTTGGAAGACAAATCAAGAGTATTAAGCATCTTTAGTTTGAAAAACATGTCAAGTGCTAGGTGGCCTTCGAAAAAATtagaatatagaaataaatcTACAAGCTTCTCTAGTCCAAAAAGAGAGCGAGGGATTTCACCATGAAAGCTATTATCTTGAAGAGCCAAGTGAGCTAAATTGGTCAGGTTTCCAATGGATGCAGGTAATGTGCCCTGCAGATTTTGGTTTTCCCCAAAATTCAAAGATGTTAAGTTTGCAAGAGAGAATATTCCGATAGGAAACTCACCATGCAGTTCACATTGGCGAAAAGAGAGTATTTGCAGAGATGTAAGGTTTGTGAGCATGTGGGGTAAAGATGATGAAATGGTGACAAAATTAAGGCGAAGTTGTTCAAGTCTTGTTGAGTTTTGAATTAAGCTTCGCAGAGTGGATTCCTTGAGATGTAAACGGTTGATAAATGGAAAATCAAACCGTTCAATATTGCTGCGAAGATCAAGGGACAACAAGTTGGACAAACGGGAAATTTGAGTTGGGACTTCACCTGACAATGTGGTTTCACCAAATTGAGAAAGATTCAAATGCCTCAGTTGTGACAAGTCACCTATCCTGGCTGGAATTTGCGAGTGATTGAAGTGATTGTCTGAAAGATCAAGGCTTTGAAGATGCACAAGCGAGAAAAGGGTGCTATTGGGATCCATGGAACCATAGAGCAGGCTGCTACTAAGATCAATGGAAATGACTTGACCTGTGAGTTCATCGCATTCGATGCCATCCCAGGAGCAGCAATCTGTGGTTGGAATCCAGGTGAGAGTTTTAGGAGAACTGAAAGGATTATAGGAAGCAGACTTACTTATGAAGAAGCTTTGTTTAAAGCTGAGCAAGGCATTGCTTTCATGTTGATGGCATTCATGATGATGAGTAGTAGTTGAATCATTCAAAGTAAAACAGTTTGTGAACAGGGAGgatgagaagagaagaagaaactgTATGGAGAAAGCAAGAGAACAGAAGAACCCCATTATTGTGATCGTATAGCAGTAGGTTTCAGTGGATGAAATGTTTGGGACACTCTAATCGGTTTTTATAGTGAAGCAGTGATGGTGATAGTATGTAACAGACATGCACCATGTAACGTTACATGCATTTGTATTATTCCGATGTAATATTGCCTCTCATTTCgcggaagaaaaaagaaagatagtGATCCTTATTATGGCTGCTTCAGCAGACTTTTCAAACCACATACTGGCCTACACATCCGTGCTTCTTGGTTTAGAATAATTTGCATAATATGGCCAATCATGTCATTTTAGTTATCCCAAGATTTTTTCATACTTACTTTGAGTATCCCTTTATTAGAGGCAATTTTATTCGGCCATTTGAGATCCCATACATAGGGGCATGGTTCTTCTAGCACCAGCTTTTTGTATATAACACTGGTTAAGGAAAATAAGTATTATTAACTTCAACCGTGTATATATAGATTTCTGTGTACTTAGTTTTGTTTCTGACTTTGTTATGCAGAGTAGCCTCTCTGCTTCATTAATCATTACATACCTTCCACAAACTGAACTATCTTGGTCTCTTGTTGCTACTTCATAGTGAAGTTCTTTGATAGTATAGTTTTGTCATTACTGTTTGACTTTGTTAACAACTTGCATTGACGTCTTTTTATGCTTAATTTTCtcattatcttttatctttcattACCCCCACAAACTTCCTTGTTTTAGGTGTTCTAAGTAACGCACTT from Arachis duranensis cultivar V14167 chromosome 4, aradu.V14167.gnm2.J7QH, whole genome shotgun sequence encodes:
- the LOC107486317 gene encoding receptor-like protein 6 codes for the protein MGFLCSLTFSIQFLLLFSSSLFTNCFTLNHSTTTHHHECHQHESNALLSFKQSFFISKSASYNPSSYPKTLSWSPSTDCCSWDGIQCDELTGHVISIDLSSSQLYGSMDPNSTLFSLVHLQSLDLSDNDFNHSQIPARIGDLSQLRHLNLSQFGETTLSGEVPTQISRLSNLLSLDLRSNIERFDFPFINRLHLKESTLRSLIQNSTRLEQLRLNFVTISSSLPHMLTNLTSLQILSFRQCELHGEFPIGIFSLANLTSLNFGENQNLQGTLPASIGNLTNLAHLALQDNSFHGEIPRSLFGLEKLVDLFLYSNFFEGHLALDMFFKLKMLNTLDLSSNKLSLFSQNRAVNVTILPPIQWLGLSQCNLNGEIPTWIMNLTTLNHLVLHGNNLQGEISYFLFKLENLTGLDLAGNLFEGQIELDMLSKLKKLTVLGLGGGNKLSFLEGNNTSNVTFPSQIQYLDLSSCNLVHFPNFIQHLQELTGLSISDNRIKTIPSLMWNKTTLQSLDISNNLLMGEIPPSICNLQSLAYLDLSSNNLVGMIPSCLGSFSQSLQLLNVSGNKLTGNIPQIYVKGNVLQFIDFSSNQLYGQLPRALVNCRMLEFLDVRHNHFNDSFPFWLGSLPKLKVLSLRDNEFHGAIMCPLKYTFPPLQIMDLSQNGFSMKLTSEIIMCFKSMIISNKRQLDFKDEIYFSGNVFIDIDSLSFSMSNKGVVMDYLGGQYLHHMVAIDLSCNKIYGEIPDTMGSLNGLVVLNLSNNMFTGSIPSSFGKLSNLEVLDLSLNSLSGNIPQQLTGLTFLDFFNVSFNNLSGPIPENGQLSTFDDNSFKGNKDLCGIQLLKKCEDHPKLPLQKPDGDQDSESGSFFELCWMVILIGYGGGLVAGLALGNAFAIDVYRLLKKIF